The following is a genomic window from Manihot esculenta cultivar AM560-2 chromosome 9, M.esculenta_v8, whole genome shotgun sequence.
AAATAAATAGagctttaatatataattagtgTCACTAAATCATAATTTacctaattaataaataattaagcaAACAGAATTGAACATTGATAGCCAACAGTACTTTCTTATCAGGAGAGCATAATGAATCTCATTTACCAGAGCTAGCCTGGAGCTCTTAGTTTTCTTGCTTCATAAATTTTCAACCGCTTAAAAGTCAGTCGTCGTGCTCTCTCTTCTTCACGTTcacaaaaattttcaatttatctcTTCTCTGCTCCTCGTTTCGTTTCGCTTCTCTCCGCTCTGTGCTTTTGCTTTTGCCTCACACTCTGGTAAGTATACGTATTAATAGCAAATAACGTCGAATTCAGTCAAGTCATGGTTTCCTCGCCATGCGCCGGCGGAAATCGCCGAGAAGACATTTATTTAACGTCTAAACGGGAAGAGTGATGTTAAACAGTTAAGACTTGACGGAATTATAGGGAGAGTATTTTTTTCCGAAAAGAAAGGAGGAAATAAATTGTTTTGTTTCCACCTGCAATGGCGGCGGCTATTACTGGAGATGATTTGGCCAGATCATCGATGGGAAGCAGGCGGAGCCTTGGTAGTCGTCGGAGTTGGACTCAGCAGCCGGACATTTTTAACCGAAGTATGAGGCGGGAAGAGGATGAGGAGGAGCTTCGGTGGGCTGCCATCGAGAGGCTGCCGACATATGATCGGATGAAGAAAGGGATGCTGAGACAGGTACTTGATAATGGAAAAGTTATACAAAGTGAGGTGGATGTAAGGAATCTTAGAATGCAGGATAAGAAACTGTTGATGGAAAGTATTCTAAAGGATATTGAGGATGATAATGAGAAGTTTCTTACGAGACTTAGGGGAAGGATTGATAagtaagtttttaattttttatttcattttttggaaaaaagaaaattcccCTGAAGTTTGAAATTGGAatttgtataaattttttttatttggcttGATGATTGTTTAGGGTGGGGATTAAGATCCCAAAGATTGAAGTCAGGTTTGAGAATTTGTCAGTGGAAGGAGATGTACATGTTGGGAGCAGAGCTCTTCCTACTCTGCTTAACGCTACTCTAAATACAATAGAGGTGCCACTTTTTTTTGTctctttaattatattttccGTTTGATTTCTAATTTTGTGTgaccttttatatttttttggtaattaaaataatagaattgaTGAACTGAAAGCTGGAAGAAAAAGGCAAAATATTGAACTTTAGGTTTGTCAGAATTTTTAACCTTTTAAAGTATATAGCTgtcttttttttaatactttttttaatgatttttttccaAAATCTAACTTcgatcctttttttttaatttctccaATAGGAtgtattttattcttttctagttAACATATTGATTtgagataaaatttaatcatttgaaaaattattgagTATGAGCGATAATTAATTCTGTTTATCTATTTTGATTTCTTATGTACAATAGAACATTCTTGGGCTGATTCGGCTTGCTCcctcaaagaaaagaaaaatccagATCCTTCAAGATATCAGTGGAATCGCCAGGCCCTCGAGGTATCTTTTGGACATTATACTTATTTTCTAACTAAAACTTTCAACCCTTACATTAAAATTGCTCAATGTGGTAATTTTCAGGATGGCCCTGCTTCTTGGTCCTCCAGGTGCAGGAAAGACAACACTGTTATTGGCACTTGCTGGGAAACTTGGTCAGGATCTAAGGGTATATCTCCTGTTTGTATGACCGTTATATTTGCATTGTAATTGATCTGATATCTTCTGGATAATCTTGCGGACAGAAAACTGGGAAAATCACCTATTGTGGTCACGAACTGCATGAGTTTGTTCCTCAGAGAACTTGTGCTTACATTAGTCAACATGATCTTCACAATGGAGAGATGACAGTAAGAGAAACACTTGATTTCTCTGGGCGCTGCTTGGGTGTGGGCACAAGATATGAAATGTTGTCAGAACTTTCAAGAAGAGAGAAGGCTGCAGGAATTAAGCCAGATCCTGAGATTGATGCATTCATGAAAGCCATAGCAGTGTCAGGCCAAAAAACTAGTTTGGTTACAGATTATGTTCTTAAGGTTTGTTTTCCTGCTTTTCTCATCCTATTATGCGAAATTCAAAGAGTAATTCTCCTTGATCCTTAACAGATACTTGGATTGGATATTTGTGCGGATATTATTGTTGGGGATGAGATGCGTAGAGGTATTTCTGGAGGGCAAAAGAAGCGTCTGACTACTGGTACGTTTTATCAGAAAAGGGTAATCGAGTATAGGAAATAAATCCTCCTCAGGTCATTCTGAATGTGAGTCATTATACTCTACCAATAGTGTTTGGACTGAAATACAAAAAAATTCTTATGCGAATTTGGGTATGTGTACCTTCCATTTACTAATTAAATGACATATTAATTAGAATCATGATGGATTTcatctttaaatttaaattaataatattttattagtggAATGCACCTAAAATGCAcgtaaaaattttcaaaatacaaAGAATCCAAACTCTTATAATATTTAAGATAGCGGTTATTGTCACTCCAtttgcctttttatttttttcgggACAAATGACTTCGCTTATCTATGTCAAAACTTTCCTAACgcttctgaattttttttttctggcacATACAATTTTTTGACTTGTCATCTATTAAAAATCCCACATCCAATAAAAACATAAAGACGTAAGGATGAAAGGCCGAGTAACTAATTGGTAACTTACAACTTTTTAGCTGTAGTCGGTCCATATTCAAGAAAGCCCAAATTTCATATTCCATGGATTCTAGCCTTTAACCCTGCCATTCACCTCCACTCTTTAATTCAGAAATCTGACACCATCTTTTAACAGGTGCTTCTTTTACATTTTTGGCAACCTGAGAACCATTCTAATAGTTGCTATGTGAACTTACAGGAGAAATGCTGGTGGGTCCAGCAAAGGTCCTTTTAATGGATGAAATATCAACAGGATTGGACAGTTCCACAACTTTTCAGATATGTAGGTTCATGAGGCAAATGGTTCATATTATGGATGTAACCATGATCATTTGTCTCCTGCAGCCCTCACCGGAGACTTTTGAACTCTTTGATGATATTATCCTGCTTTCAGAAGGTCAGATTGTTTATCAAGGTCCCCGTGAGAAAGTACTTGAATTCTTTGAATACATGGGTTTTAAATGCCCTGAAAGGAAAGGAGTTGCTGACTTTCTGCAAGAAGTAACTTCCATGAAAGACCAAGAACAATATTGGTACAAGAAGGATCAACCTTATAGATTTATCTCAGTTCCCGAATTTGTGCAGGGCTTTGGCTCTTTCCATATTGGCCAACAACTTGCATCAGATCTTAGCATTCCTTATGATAAATCAAGAGTTCATCCTGCTGCACTGGTAACGAAAAAGTATGGCATTTCAAACTGGGAACTATTCAGAGCATGCTTCTCAAAGGAGTGGCTGCTGATGAAGCGAAATTCCTTTGTGTATATATTCAAAACAACCCAGATAACGATCATGTCTGTATTTGCTTTCACTGTGTTCCTGAGGACACAAATGAAAGTGGGTACTGTTGTAGATGGACAAAAATTCTTTGGAGCGCTATTTTTTAGCCTAATAAATGTAATGTTTAATGGGATGGCAGAACTTGCAATGACAATTTTCAGGCTTCCTGTCTTCTTTAAACAGAGGGACTTCTTGTTCTATCCTGCATGGGCCTTTGGCTTACCTATCTGGGTCCTTAGAATCCCATTATCATTACTGGAATCGGCGATATGGATTGTCCTAACATACTATACAATTGGTTTTGCTCCTAGTGCCAAAAGGTAAATGTTCTCAAAGGTTTCAAACTTTCTAGCTGCTTTAGTGAATTGTTTGTCCACTGAAAAGGTTGGCGACTTTGTCATTTCTCTTCTATGGTTGCAGCGTACAACTCCTTAAGATGTTAAGCTTCCATTTTGCGTTTTTTGCTCTTGATTTAAAGATCACAGAATTTCATTCTCTTCTAATTAGTATTGCTATAACTTCTAATAACAACATTTGTCATGATTTCTTCAGATTCTTCAGACAGTTCCTGGCATTTTTTGGAATTCATCAAATGGCTCTTTCTCTCTTTCGTTTCATTGCTGCACTTGGAAGAGTACAAGTTGTGGCAAACACGCTTGGCACCTTCACCTTGCTTCTAGTTTTCGTGCTTGGAGGATTCATTGTTGCCAAAAGTAAGTAGTTGCCCTGCTTATCAAAATATTGAACTTTGTAGTTAGAATCAAGCGATTAGCCTAAAAGCTTGACATTCCCAATGCTGGTTACTAATTGTAAAAAATTTGTGCATCTTTGAGATTTcctgtaaataaattaatattgtaGAACTCTTATTATGTTTTAGATGACATTGCACCCTGGATGATTTGGGGCTATTATGCTTCTCCCATGATGTATGGACAGAATGCCGTTGTCATGAATGAATTCCTTGATGAAAGATGGAGTGCTGTAAGATTTCTTCGTGCTTTAATTGTCTTCAACATAGAATTCTTATTCTATTAAGGAAAGACACATTGATATATCTTGCTAACTGTTGCCTAATGCCAGCCCAATCCAGATCCTAGGATTGATGCACCTACAGTGGGGAAAGTCCTCCTGAAGTCTAGAGGCTTTTTTACTGATGACTATTGGTTTTGGATTTGTATTGGAGCATTATTTGCGTTTTCTCTTCTATTCAACGTTTTATTTATTGTCGCATTGAGTTACTTAAATCGTAAGTTATCTCATCTCTTAACTACTCAAGATTTTTCGTATTAAAATGAAATAAGGCTTGAAACTTCATTTTAATTTCAGCTCTGAGCGATTCAAAGACTGTCGTAGTTGATGAAGATAAGAAGGAGAAGTCACAAACTGGAAAACATCGAACACAAGGTTTAAGTCTTCATTGAGATTTCTTCTATTTTGCTGCATCCTTCAGTTCAGCACCGCTTTTCATTTTTCCGTATAACATGATTACTGAATATATGCACACTGTCACTATTCATGAATGCAAAAAAATGGGTGCTTGAGCTTCAGTATAATTACACTAGACCCATATCAACAGGGTACCATAAACTTATTCCAGCTACATGTCTATGATCTTACATATCCCAATGTACACGTTCATATGATAGAATTAGAAAGAGATCCAAGCCTAATGTTTTGATGAACGATTACAGGTATTGATATGGAAGTTAGAAATTCTTCAGAAGGTGTAAGTGCTGTTAGTAGTTCATACAGAAGAGGAATGGTTCTGCCCTTCCAACCCCTATCACTTGCATTCAACCATGTGAACTACTATGTAGATATGCCTGCTGTAAGTCATTCCTTTTTCATATGTTGCTCACTTGCTCTCTAAGTAGCTCAGAACTGCTCTAAAGTTAGAGACAAATTAAGTTTCGTTTACATTCTTTAATGGTGCCATAATGTTGTTGATTTTCTGAGGGAACATTTAGATAGAACTTCCTTTTACATAACAGGAAATGAAGAACGAAGGAGTTCAAGAGAAGCGACTTCAATTGCTAAGAGATGTTAGTGGTTACTTCAGACCAGGGATATTAACAGCACTAGTGGGTGTGAGTGGCGCTGGGAAGACTACGTTGATGGACGTTCTAGCTGGAAGAAAGACAAGTGGTTATATTGAAGGAAGTATTAACATTGCAGGTTACCCAAAGAACCAAGCAACATTTGCTCGTGTCAGCGGTTACTGTGAACAAAATgacattcattcaccaaatgTCACTGTTTATGAATCTCTCTTATATTCTGCCTGGCTTCGCCTTTCTAAAGATGTAGATACAAAAACAAGAAAGGCATGTAAAATCTCCTACACATTTAATTCTATCTAAATTAATTAGTTCTGTCATTGGAATAGTTTACTGAGTCTAATGTAATTTTTACAGATGTTCGTCGAAGAAGTTATGGAGTTGGTTGAGCTAAATCCGATAAGGGATGCCCTTGTTGGACTTCCAGGAGTAGACGGTTTATCAACAGAACAAAGGAAGAGGTTGACAATAGCTGTAGAATTGGTTGCCAATCCCTCCATCATCTTCATGGATGAACCAACTTCTGGCCTCGATGCCAGAGCTGCTGCCATTGTTATGCGTACCGTGAGAAACACTGTGGATACGGGTAGAACTGTTGTATGCACAATTCACCAGCCAAGCATAGACATTTTTGAGGCTTTTGATGAGGTATATGTCAATTTTCGTAAATTTTCTTCTTGTTTGCCAACGTTTATGCATCTGGCTATTTCTAAGGAACTTACCCTTTACTACTTGCAGCTAGTTTTGATGAAAAGAGGTGGTCAAATCATTTATGCTGGACCCCTTGGTTACCAGTCCAACAAGCTCATAGAATATTTCGAGGTGAGTGTATCACTTTGTATCTTTTAATCTATAATTTCATTTAGCATCAAAAGATGGAATTATAATGCCAATGTCTATATTGACTGATATTGATAACTTGATACAGGCTATTCCTGGAGTTCCCAAGATCAAGAATGGATATAACCCAGCGACATGGATGCTTGATATCACTACATCCTCAATGGAAACACAACTAAATGTGGATTTTGCAGAAATTTATATCAACTCCCCTCTCTATCAGTAAGCCTGTTATAATACCTTATTTCTCTTTTACATTAAGTTGCTAAAAatgtttagttttaaatttatttcttttgttCTTGAAACGCTTTCAGGAGGAATCAGGATCTTATCAGAGAACTTAGCACTCCAGCACCGGGTTCAAAGGATCTCTACTTCCCAACCAAATACTCACAgtctttccttgttcaatgcAAGGCATGTTTCTGGAAACAACATTGGTCTTACTGGAGAAACCCTAAATATAATGCAATCCGTTTCTTCCTGACAATAGTCATCGGGATTCTGTTTGGTCTCATCTTTTGGAACCAAGGGCAAAAGATGTAAGCCTTTAATTCTTTATCTCATGTTACAATTATTACCCCTCCAAGTACATAGACCTGGCTCTGTATCtcgttaaaaagaaagaaagaaagaatccCTTTAAGAAAAGTGTCAATTGTGGTTCCATAACTCTTCTGCATTTGCCGTCGATTGAGTGAAAATTTTCTGTTGACAGCACTAAACAGCAGGATCTTATGAATCTTTTGGGAGCTGTATATACTGCAATATTTTTCCTTGGCGCAACCAATACTTCTTCAGTGCAACCTATTGTTgcaattgaaagaacagttttcTACCGAGAAAGAGCAGCTGGACTGTATTCTGCACTGCCTTATGCATTTGCTCAGGTAAAATAATCCTCAACTTCTACTTCTAGGGGAACTTAAACTGAAGAGATTGAAGAAATTTTAGTCAAGCAGAACAAGGAAGTTgttgaaatatttaattatcaaCCACGCATATAAGAAACAAACGCCTATTCCTGCAGGTGGCAATAGAGGCAATTTACGTCACAATTCAATCCATTTTCTATTCTTGTATCCTTTATACCATGATTGGCTACGAGTGGAAGGTTGGAAAGTTCTTGTGGTTCCTCTACTTCATAATAACTAGCTTCATATACTTCACATTGTATGGGATGATGCTTGTTGCACTGACTCCAGGCCATCAAATTGCTGCCATTGTCATGTCCTTCTTCTTATCTTTCTGGAACTTGTTCTCCGGTTTTCTCATTCCCAGGAGTGTAAGTGAAGCCTTACATCATATTTCCAGCATTTAACTGTCACTTTTCTGAAGAAAACTGATGTAGTTAGCTAATTTCTGACAGCAAATACCTATATGGTGGAGATGGTACTACTGGGCTTCTCCTGTGGCTTGGACAATATATGGGCTTGTGGCATCTCAAGTGGGAGACAAGGATGTTCTTCTGGAAATACCTGGAGCTGGTAATGTGCCATTGAAGGTATATCTTAAAGAAACCTTAGGCTTTGATCATGACTTCCTTCCTGCTGTTGGTGTGGCTCATATTGGCTgggttcttctcttcttctttgtgTTTGCATATGGCATCAAGTTCCTTAACTTCCAAAGAAGATAAGATAAACCAACTTCAAATTTACAACAAAACAACCGTAAACATTTTTTAAGCTTCTTCTACTTATGATTCCATAGGAAAAATTTTACAATGCAACCGTTATAtatacaataattttattattatcattgatTATGATGGATTACATATAAGCCTGATCATAATCAATGGGTAATAGCTAATTGTTGTATATAGTACAGTTGTATTGAATAATATCTCATTTCATAAAGACTGCAAATCCCAACTCATTCGCAAAATATATATTCTTTctatatatattcttttttcaGTTGTGAAACTGCAATTGCTAATTGTATataaatgtagcctgtggatTCTCTTTACAATTGCTAATATCTTTACAATAAAtaaagacttttttttttttttttttttttattgaaaagatGATTGTATTGATAAGAATAATAGCAATATAGCTCCTTTAAGAAACAGATCATAGCCCCTAAGCAAAGCCCAACCTAAAGGCCTTTGATGTCTAAGCAAAAGAGGCCTAAGGCTCCAAAAAATGACACTAGTCTTTGAAGTAGCAGAAGGattctatttattttgtagaaaatattttttaaaattaatcaatgaaacattaagttattttttaaattttgaaaattttattaatatttttatatataaatttattaatataatttatttttaaaattaaaattaaataaaaaatagattattttattgaaaagtattttctaaaaaaaatttcctAAATACAATATATTTTCTGCAAATAATTGGAGACTacctatttaaattttatagagctactcatttaatttcttttaccgTAAAAAATACAGGAAAatacaattataattaaaatataatataaattttaattgtatggaaaaaaataatattttataaaagcaTAGAGGAGAGCGGAATTAAATATTCcaagaaatttataaataaaaaaacatgcCTTTATTctcattaataaaagaaaagttgTATTAAGTTATGTTGAAGAGTGGAGAGTGGGATTTTAATATCTTCATCCGCTTTTTGAtgcattttttctaaaaaacaaaaatctataaaataatgagataataattttaataaaataaagtaaatataaCATTAATCATTTCCCGATTTTTAGAGACGTGCACAGTTACTAGTTCAAGAGCAAGTGCTCGATATGTACGAAATTCTCAGTAAtgcataatattattaaaaaaaaaaacttataaataaagaaaaaacttATGCAGatacaataaatattttatgtataattgacacataaaataataaattaattagaaagttatgagaaaaaaacatatttatttttttttttcagcttcAACGTTACAAAACTAAATATTTTGATGATAAAATTAGTGAAAGCTTttcattaatttcttaattaaaatgaatgaattcagttatttttaattttgaaaaactatTTAAAAGGAAACTAAAATAatgtatgattttataaaatttattaattttttttataaaattaatcatttcaaatgtgaaaatttatttgaaaaataagatTTCAGTTGATTTTCCTTGTTAAATATAAGGAGATACAGGaaagttaaattatttgaaGTGGTTATATGACAAGAAAAACCAAAGAATCAAAGGACCACATAGCTAGATTTTTGGCAAATCTCAAAACATgaagataattttattagtttgtaGATTCgaatttgcaaaaaaaaaaatcagcatTATTATCTAAAGTCTAgatgtattttccttttataacattattatcattattctaGATTTCAATCAAAATTCTAAAAGTAAATCTTAGGCACATCAAattatatatcttttaatttaaaaaaatgtttttttttttaattttagatttaataaaatcaataggataataattcaattctcttaaatttttttattttttgttttttctgtttattttaattttaaatttatttttaattttttaattaataattactctttataaaaattattttattttaatattcactattaatatttactacattcataattaatattcaaaatcttattatattattttattaattttaaaatatacgtGCTCCTATACTCGCGCCTCACGGCTTCCAGAACCTTTGCGCATCCTCCCGTCCATGTAAACTTCATTTGCATGCGCGATTTACTAGCCTAGTCCTGTGCGGTCTACCAGCGTACTCGCTGAACCTCATTTGCGCCTGAACTATCTTCGATTGCCTCTTAAACTTTCTCGAACATTGCAGCTCCATTGAACCTCCTTTTGCACGCCCTCTGGCTTTCAACACTTCTCTTGTACTAGGCTGGTCCACACCCGTTGGGCCTGCCACTCATTAGTTCACCTCCATTGTCTTGTCCAATTTGCCTGACCTTCTGGGCTCCACGCTTAGCCCAATTTTCTAGTGAACATCGCTTGCTAGCCTTTCTAAGTCTACGTATTTTCTCCAACAGTGCCAATCGTTCCTGGCACCTGTGGATCGTTTCTCCTCCCGTTGAATCTCATTTGGATTGTCACACAGattcaaatataaaattgactCCAGCGAAAAAGTCAATTTTTTCTCAAATTGTggaatatgataaaaaaaattatctacacttaaagattttaaatatcgtaaaattattaataatgattttttaataaatataataaaattattattatttataagaatgtatatttatattttatttaaaaataataaaaattatatcgatttaaatttattattaatttatctaatataaaagaattcaatcaaattttattatagttaaattggttctaaataaataaattcttttataaatttaatagattttaattttttttcttaaaaaatagatatcaaacaagacttaaaattttaatatttttatttgagttAAATTAgaagtatttataatataaatatattttttatatatatttataaacttaCATAATAATAAGGGATcatagatttgaatttgagatttCATAGGTTTGCTTTAAAACAGAAAACCTATAAGTCcaataaattattcttttatatatatatttatatttttcgtGTCGGTAGATATtctaaagaaagaaagaagaatccAGTTTTGATTACCATAAAATTACTAAACATATAATGTGAATCCATTTAATAAGTGGCAGATAAAATAATATtgctaaaaatttcaaatttactttcaaattatatattataaattaaaaaatatcaaatttcaatttctcaatctaaattaattaattaattattattaaaaaataaaataatatcattatatattataattttaaaatgcgAGCAGTAGGTTAAGCATTATCAAATGATAAAGTGtaggaaataaatttaaattaaaaaataaaatttagtatattTAGTTACTGTTTAAGGGGTAGATTTGACATTTTAAATGAATAACATTCTTATACATCATGCATGATGGTATTAACGcatttaatatttatgtaaaTCCTCATATgaattaagtaataaaattcaCACAAATTAAAAGACGTTCCCCTTATGGTAATACtatatatttttccttttttggaaaaatttatcaatattaaCAAACAGCTAATAACTATCTAGAAGCTTCAACAACTGTCACCTCATCCCCCCTTCTTCCAGAAAACTATAATTTCtacgttaaaaaaaaaaaaaacctccaaTTAATGCATtctgttaaaaagaaaaatatacccCCATTAGTGCTCATCCATACAAagtaaatttactttttttaaaaaatttaatatatttttaattttattgtaattaaattttataatttttttaattaaaataaaatattttaaaattattctaattatattttattattattcatatcattaaaaattaataaaattatcacgttaatattataaaattacaataaaattaaaattatatatttttttaataattatctattttattaataatatttttaagagaTGGAAATGAAGactgaatttataattttaaatgaattgagTATTTTTATAATCACTTAAATAAATCagactaaataattaaatatttaattcatatatatatatttgaaatttattctaaatattagtataattttaaaaagaattgaTGGATTATCCATATAGTTGAAAGTTAAAAGtgtaattcaaaaaaaatatattttaaaaaattatttattatttttaaattaaatcatgttaaatattattttaaattattttttaatatttcatcactaatgtttatttaataagattatttattttacgGTTTAAAAGTAATGTTAAATAGTAAACatattagaaatatttaaaaaaaatcagttgataataattttaattaaaataagatgaagacaatttattattataaaattattaataaaaattttaaaaaaataaataataatataaattgtaattattaaatatatttaataataataaaaaataacttaataattttttaagtttttatctTTACAGGTAATGATAGggtgtatttaataaaatattaaaaaaataaaatttaattaataaaaaataaaaatataagataaaattataataaaagtaaaatataaatttttttaataattaattctaaattttagtGATATAATATGGTGAAATGTTAATTAGTGACGTATCAATTTCAtcaatagtttatttttttcaagTTGAATTCTCATTTCTGCTTCCATAGTTTGTGTTTTTCAAATATTACTcttatttgtttaaaaaaaaattaaaaaataaaaattagagaaataaaattttagatttattccGATTTTCGTATCACCAGATTAAGACTGGtcgattattatttttattattttgattttttaatattttttttattggttaTGTTGTATGTAATTTGGCTAGAGTCGGTGACACTTTCACTTTCCCTAGTGACTATGGTGGATGGATTGGTCCTAAGCATCTCACTTTTCCATCAGCGATTCTACTTTTGGAGTTTCTACAGTGGGATAGTTTTAAGTTTGTGATTtaatttagtattaatttttgaatttgatttaattGGTCTAGATTGAATTTTACAGATTTAAGCTTGTATCTCTCCTCTACTTGTACTTTGTTCCCAATTGAATATTGTAAATGCAAATAACCAGTtgcatgatttaaaaaaattcttcttaaatctaattaaatgattaaataaagaaaaatgtaattaagtgaaattaaaatatcaaaacaaAAGTATTTTAGTCATTTCACAAATCAATaatgatttaaataaataaataaactaaatagCTACCTGTATAAAAAagatgaaaattaattaataatttaattttaaaaataaataggtaatttcACAAAATCATAAGGACGCAATAGTAATTTCTCTCTCATGAAACATGCGTAACCAACTTATTTCCTTATCAAGAGATCGGGCCACCAAAGCATAATTTGTCGTTACGGAGCCTTCATTTTTCTTCGTTTATATATTCAAAACGTTTACAGAGACCTTCGCGCTTCATCTTCTCCACCTTCATAAAAATTTACCCTTCATCTCTT
Proteins encoded in this region:
- the LOC110623662 gene encoding pleiotropic drug resistance protein 2 isoform X1, with the translated sequence MAAAITGDDLARSSMGSRRSLGSRRSWTQQPDIFNRSMRREEDEEELRWAAIERLPTYDRMKKGMLRQVLDNGKVIQSEVDVRNLRMQDKKLLMESILKDIEDDNEKFLTRLRGRIDKVGIKIPKIEVRFENLSVEGDVHVGSRALPTLLNATLNTIENILGLIRLAPSKKRKIQILQDISGIARPSRMALLLGPPGAGKTTLLLALAGKLGQDLRKTGKITYCGHELHEFVPQRTCAYISQHDLHNGEMTVRETLDFSGRCLGVGTRYEMLSELSRREKAAGIKPDPEIDAFMKAIAVSGQKTSLVTDYVLKILGLDICADIIVGDEMRRGISGGQKKRLTTGEMLVGPAKVLLMDEISTGLDSSTTFQICRFMRQMVHIMDVTMIICLLQPSPETFELFDDIILLSEGQIVYQGPREKVLEFFEYMGFKCPERKGVADFLQEVTSMKDQEQYWYKKDQPYRFISVPEFVQGFGSFHIGQQLASDLSIPYDKSRVHPAALVTKKYGISNWELFRACFSKEWLLMKRNSFVYIFKTTQITIMSVFAFTVFLRTQMKVGTVVDGQKFFGALFFSLINVMFNGMAELAMTIFRLPVFFKQRDFLFYPAWAFGLPIWVLRIPLSLLESAIWIVLTYYTIGFAPSAKRFFRQFLAFFGIHQMALSLFRFIAALGRVQVVANTLGTFTLLLVFVLGGFIVAKNDIAPWMIWGYYASPMMYGQNAVVMNEFLDERWSAPNPDPRIDAPTVGKVLLKSRGFFTDDYWFWICIGALFAFSLLFNVLFIVALSYLNPLSDSKTVVVDEDKKEKSQTGKHRTQGIDMEVRNSSEGVSAVSSSYRRGMVLPFQPLSLAFNHVNYYVDMPAEMKNEGVQEKRLQLLRDVSGYFRPGILTALVGVSGAGKTTLMDVLAGRKTSGYIEGSINIAGYPKNQATFARVSGYCEQNDIHSPNVTVYESLLYSAWLRLSKDVDTKTRKMFVEEVMELVELNPIRDALVGLPGVDGLSTEQRKRLTIAVELVANPSIIFMDEPTSGLDARAAAIVMRTVRNTVDTGRTVVCTIHQPSIDIFEAFDELVLMKRGGQIIYAGPLGYQSNKLIEYFEAIPGVPKIKNGYNPATWMLDITTSSMETQLNVDFAEIYINSPLYQRNQDLIRELSTPAPGSKDLYFPTKYSQSFLVQCKACFWKQHWSYWRNPKYNAIRFFLTIVIGILFGLIFWNQGQKITKQQDLMNLLGAVYTAIFFLGATNTSSVQPIVAIERTVFYRERAAGLYSALPYAFAQVAIEAIYVTIQSIFYSCILYTMIGYEWKVGKFLWFLYFIITSFIYFTLYGMMLVALTPGHQIAAIVMSFFLSFWNLFSGFLIPRSQIPIWWRWYYWASPVAWTIYGLVASQVGDKDVLLEIPGAGNVPLKVYLKETLGFDHDFLPAVGVAHIGWVLLFFFVFAYGIKFLNFQRR